The Penaeus chinensis breed Huanghai No. 1 chromosome 29, ASM1920278v2, whole genome shotgun sequence genome window below encodes:
- the LOC125040590 gene encoding uracil-DNA glycosylase-like encodes MVSTLLRLLRKNLLFGPSNVSPPSTFTQGREMATQKLIANFFKPVNKRVSGETEDTQVAKKPKILEGKENETGENNAPGSPTRSSSPDSNACLSPEQKDRMQNNKLKAEIKQASRKFGALHENIGTSWFSALKSEFSKPYFEKLSLFLDGERKRSTIFPPAEQVYSWTHHCELREVKVVILGQDPYHGPRQAHGLCFSVQKGVSPPPSLLNMYKELESDIEGFQRPSHGHLIGWAKQGVLLLNACLTVRSHNANSHKDQGWEKFTDSVIKAVSDRNKGVVFLLWGSYAQKKAAVVDKKKHHLLNTTHPSPLSAHRGFLGCKHFSKCNEILEKEGKRPIDWTYLPLEM; translated from the exons ATGGTCTCCACCCTGCTTCGCCTCCTTCGCAAAAATCTACTTTTCGGCCCGAGCAACGTTTCCCCGCCGTCCACATTCACGCAGGGGAGAGAAATGGCCACGCAGAAGCTGATAGCCAACTTTTTCAAGCCGGTCAACAAGCGTGTGAGCGGAGAGACCGAG gatACGCAGGTGGCAAAGAAGCCAAAGATtttagaaggaaaggagaatgaaacgGGAGAAAACAATGCTCCAG GCTCTCCAACAAGATCATCATCACCGGATTCGAACGCCTGCCTCAGTCCAGAGCAGAAAGATCGCATGCAGAACAACAAGTTAAAG GCTGAGATAAAGCAGGCAAGCAGAAAATTTGGTGCGCTCCATGAGAACATTGGAACAAGTTGGTTTTCTGCTTTGAAGAGCGAGTTTTCTAAGCCATATTTTGAGAAG CTTAGCCTTTTCCTGGATGGCGAACGCAAGAGGTCAACAATCTTTCCTCCAGCCGAACAGGTATATTCCTGGACACACCACTGCGAGCTGCGAGAGGTGAAGGTAGTCATCTTAGGCCAGGACCCATACCATGGGCCAAGGCAAGCTCATGGTCTCTGCTTTAGTGTCCAGAAGGGCGTCTCACCACCACCAAG TTTGTTGAATATGTACAAAGAGCTTGAATCGGATATCGAAGGCTTTCAGCGACCTTCTCATGGGCACCTAATTGGCTGGGCAAAACAAG GTGTTTTGCTTCTCAATGCTTGCCTGACGGTGCGCTCCCACAATGCTAATTCCCACAAGGACCAAGGCTGGGAGAAGTTCACCGATTCAGTCATCAAGGCGGTGTCAGATCGCAACAAGGGTGTCGTGTTTCTCCTGTGGGGTTCTTATGCACAGAAAAAAGCTGCTGTTGTAGATAAG AAGAAACACCACCTCTTGAACACAACTCATCCGTCTCCCCTTTCAGCCCATCGAGGTTTCTTGGGATGCAAACACTTCTCGAAGTGTAATGAAATTCTCGAGAAAGAAGGCAAAAGGCCAATTGACTGGACTTACTTGCCTCTAGAAATGTAG